GTCTTCGTCGCTAGGGTCATATTTCCGATAAGATGCAACTCGGAGTTGCCAAGTGCAATACTTAATCTCTAATtcgttgtgcgctcacaacaaATGTGATGGCAGTAAAAAAGCAGCACGGAATAAGGGAAGTTCGAAtcttaagataatatttttcgtaatttaatttaataaaaatgagatgctTTATACATAAGTATCAAAGATCATATCAATTTAGAAAAGACCAAAATCCATGATCGAAACGTGACGATTAATCCGACCAAAACCGATGGTCGAATTGTCAAGACATTGCCTACCCAGTCAGAACGCTGATGTCGATCGactaaaggtggaagcacataaaattgcaggagccataatcagaaggcagaagccatatgcgcatgcgctatggtatttatagagctctacagataccatagcgcatgcccATATGGCTTTTGccttctgcttatggctcctgtaattttatgtgcttccaccttaagaCGTCCAAGGGTTGATTTATgatagccgtaaccgttgatttaagccgtaatctttaagaaattgaccaatcacagtcgaatgtgagaagaataatcgactgtgattggtcaatttcttaaagattacggcttaaatcaacggttacggctattataaaccaACCCTAAGgccctaagcagaatggctgtcttggcaatgttttatgccttaagtctttgtcttatgtaacgcgCAATACTgtacagtattgtgcgttacataagacaaagacttaaagccaccgcacaagactctcgtatggtcacgtagcgtaacgtaacgtgagtcaacgcacaagaaacgtatcggttagcgcctccgcacaagctctcgtatggtaacgtaacgtacatcaacgcacaagacacatataacgccgtaacggccgtaaccatgcaatacgtttcttgtgcgttggctcacgttatgttacgctacgtgaccatacgagagtcttgtgcggtggctcttaAGACATAAAACactgggtgcgttcagccgatactccgctagcctagcaatcgtgagcggtcgctcgttttcgctcgtttcctctcctttgacccaatggattaaaaggagaggaaacgagcgactgctcacgattgctaggctagcagagtatcggctgaacgcacccaatgCCTCGATAAGAATCATAACATGGCACGTAACctcactaaactccgttggttaCGTGGGCACCATAAGCCGCGTTTACAGTATTAATGGCGAGTTTACATAACATACAGATTACAGTCCATGATGGATCTTCCATCATGctccagtctagaacgggcaaAAGggaatgtatatatgtatgtgcgtatgtatgattgtgtgtgtatgtccgCGGTGTCTTGAACTCGGGTTGATCCCGTAACCGCCGTAGGTTCGTTAGGCCCAAGGAACTGCGCGGATCACTTCCCCCTGCGGCCTTTATGACATATCGTAtgcgatatttttcaagaatagGGCCTCTGGGGCTcgattcttgaatttattcgCCAGAGAAACGTATATGCAAATGTTGTCCTTCAGAAGAGTTACAAGTCGATTGGTTATCACATAGCTTTTAATCAATCTGAACCAATCAAAGCatcccattttattacattaaggcctttacacataaaatgccgtaaggacgtaaaacgtaagcgtaagaaaatcgatcaattcCAATCGAGTATTTTCTTCTACTGGGGTTACGGACAgcacaatacttgattgggattggtcgggtttcttacgcttacgttttacgtccttacgcgattttatgtgtgaaggcctttatttgtaacgaaattaaaatggaatgttttgattggttaaagcggggagcacacaacgcataatgcgtaagcataagaaaattgattggtccatacacatgtgcataaagCTGGGTTCAGACGAGACGCGTCAAGCAGCGAGGCGATATTTTCTACGCCACTGCTGATATCACCTCGCTGATTGGGTTGCTGCTCGTACAGTTCCTATAATAAGgattccttattcctctcattgtgactgagccttaaGAGTTAAGCCAATGTAATGACGATTTTTGATTGGTCCCGCCATATGTTTTAGCCAAGTTAGTGAGAGTGAGACAAGCTGtaagtgggagtgagacaaagctatcaTGATCGCCATATGCTTCAACCAAGAAGTTAGGGccggtatcacagtctccgattaacgtgatcctccgattaaactcactctgcatctctttctaactgtccctcTAGAAAGacacgaagagtgagtttaatcagaaaatcacgttaatcggagactgtgataccggcgtgggagtgagacaaagctataaCGCGTGTCCTAActcttaggccggtattcataatcagatcttatttcaagaccgtcttaagtaatatcttaagatgctaaaggtggaagcacataaaattgcaggagccatgaccagaatgcagaagccatattgcgcatgcgctgtggtatctgtagagctctacaaataccatagcgcatgcgcatatggcttctgcattttGCTCaaggctcctgcaattttatgtgcttccaccttaatacggctctgtgattggttaatgacatcttaagattgtacttaaggggatcctgcagccgtatgatttaccgacattatcgttattagatggatcttttaattggctttatagaattgcaaaaatcttttacagaattaaagtccgcacaaaaatctagggtgcaaaacgcgattttatatcacccttaaggggatcctgcagtgactggcgaacttcctcgatgtcaataatgtcaacctttctaattttgttttccttatatctgtctttgtctaacgaaatgacatctgtccttttttcgattgctcgccatcttacgcaagatccggcaactactgttgctgctcttcttgtcatcctgcatccgtatttgcattactaaaataattattagatggatctttttttgtacgcattgaatcttacttcttgTTCGGAAGCGGACCGAGCGCGCGAGCGAGGACACGAACCGCGTAGGAAGAGACAGGCAAAGAGCAGAATTGACGGACAAGCACagtttaattttctatatacaCTATTTACAAACTGTATCGCAATTATAACGATGGAAGATATCGCGTCGCGAAAGCGCAAGCAAGCGCCGATGCAGGCAGCGCGAATtaagcgagcgaacgagcgagcaaCTCTATCTATTAAGCGTACGCGAAAGAACAGGAGCAAGCAACTCGATATTGACAGCGGCAACTCGGGAAGCTGAGAGCGACTGACCTCGTTGCCAAGAGCGCGTGTCTCTTTAAGCTCTCGGGGGCTTCTCGCAAGTTCGAGACTTTTTGATACACGCTTCACCGAGAGAAGTCCCCGAGAGATGCGCGATCGACAATTATAAACAGAGGAAACAAAGCGAACAAAGAATGCTTTGTCTCCACTGTTTACTCATTTAAACGTCCCGTCGAAAGTCACGGCGATATTGCTCAAGTCTCGTTGCTCGCAATTGCCGTGCTgaaattctaatattttcgCCTTCGCTATCGTTAAACGTTTAAGCAATCTTAAACATACCGCCCGCCTCGTCAGAGCGGCTGACGAAATGAGTGCGACACTCAATGTCCATCGGCAAGAGCGCATTCCGTACTAGCGGGTCGTTGACTTGGTCTCGCGCGCGCTGGTATTTACCTCGCGGTCACAACATTCGGCGTGCGAGGATTTAACGTTCTCAGAACTTAACGGTATTAAATCCCGAGAAGTCAATATGCTTGAGCGATGGAAATGCTAGAGAATAAGTAGTGCTTCTTTAAGAAGCCGCGGTCGCAAGAgaacgcaattttattttatttacagccGCGACTAAGATGGGTTGTCAATCGTCGGATTTTGTTATTGAGTACAAAAAATTCGCATAACTTTCTCATTACTAAATTGTATAGAGAATATCTCGTGGTacaattctttctttatatggAAAGTACCGAAACAAAATTGGATTTCGCAATGAAAAAAAGGCGATGCTGGGGGGCGTCGATACCCAGCAGTCGTTCGTACGAGAGGTGCTACGTCACCCTTTTATGCTTCCTCTGGTGGATCCCCGTCGCTCGCAGGCAGGAGGACGAGCTTGACGATCGGCCTCGTAAGCTCGCCTGTCGCGGTGCGGACGGTAACCACGCGCACCCGGCCGTCCTCTCCGGGATGGACCTTGACCACTCGAGCCAACGGCCACCTAGTCGGCGGGGTGGTCTCGTTCCGCAGGAGGCAGAGGCGTCCGAGCTGGACGTCTGGTTCTCTGTTCTGCCACTTGGGGCGGTGTACCAGCGAATGCACGTACTCCTGGGACCAGCGCTTCCAAAAGTGATCCCGCATCTGCTGCAGCAGCGGGTGAGGCGGTTCACTGGCACGTCCAGCAGCGAAGGCTCAGGCACGGCAATCAGGGCGGACCCCACCAAGAAGTGCCCCGGAGTGAGCACGGCCAAGTCGTCGGGATCGTCGGAAAATGCCTGCAATGGACGAGAGTTAAGACAAGCTTCGATTTCAGCGAGGAGAGTGCTCATCTCTTCGTAAGTCAGCGTCGTCTCGCCCAGCACCCGCCGAAGGTGGTGCTTGAGCGATTTTACGGCGGCCTCCCAGAGGCCACCAAAGTGAGGAGCGGATGGCGGGTTGAATCGCCATTTGATTCCGTCGCTGGCTAGATGGCCAGCGATCTGTCGTCCTTCAGGGTTGCTGGCTGTGAAGAGGGCGCGTAACTGTTTGTCGGCTCCTACGAAGTTCGTCCCGCAATCACTGTGGAGGCTGCTGCATAGTCCGCGACGGGACGTGAATCGGCGCAGCGCCGCCAGGAAGGCGACCGCGGTGTAGTCGGACACGACCTCCAAATGCACAGCACGCGTGACGAGGCAAACAAATACCGAGATAAAGGCTTTGTAGGCTCGTTGTCCTCGACCTTTTGAAGTCCTCAGCATAATTGGCCCGGCGTAGTCGACGCCGGTGTGCAGAAAGGGCCTGGCAGGGCTTACTCTCTCGCGGGGAAGACTGCCCATTAGCTGCTGCGGAGTTGCCGCCCGCCAACGCGCGCAAGTAACGCAGCGGAGGATCAGACGTTTCACCAGGGCTTGGCCTCGCGGGATCCAGTAGCGCTGCCGACTCATGCTCAACGTCATTTGGACTCCTCCGTGCATTGTCCTTCGGTGGCAAGCCTCTACTATCAGCTGAGTAAAGTGTGAGGCGCCCGGCAGGACAACTGGGTGACGTTCATCGTAGGGAAGGACGGCGTGTTTTATCCTGCCGCCCACGCGCAGGAGACCTTGAGCGTCTAAAAAAGGATTAAGTTTTACAAGGCAGTTAGACAACGATCGCGAGCAGCCCTGACGGAGCGTGGTTAAGTCGCAGGAGAAGTGGTTCGCCTGCGTAAGCCTGATCCAGGAAAGACGAGCCTCCTCCATCTCCTCGGACGTCAGCTCGGTACCGTAAGGGAACGTCGTGCGGTCTGGTACGACCCCCGGGCCGCCCCTTCCCCGCAGCCAACGGCGGCACCACGCTGTCACGCGTAACAGGCGTTGAAGCGAGGAGAATCGGCGCAGTTCCTCGGGCTCCTCGACGGGAGACTCGACAGGCACCACCGCGTGGACTCGCACCCGCTCTTCGGGCAGCTCCTCCGTCTCCGACACGGCTCCGGTAGCGGGCCACGCTGAAGAGTCCTCCTTGAGCCAAGGCGGCCCGTACCACCAGAGAGGATGATTTCCTAACTCGCCGGGAGAGATACCTCGAGAGGCACAGTCCGCTGGATTGTCCCGGCCAGGCACATGATGCCACAGCGCCTCCGGGACCGCCGTTTGAATTGCTGATACCCTATTGGCCACATAGGTCTTCCATCGAGTAGGGTGACCTTGGATCCAGCCCAGGGCCACCATGGCGTCCGACCAGAGGTGAAGAGGCGCCTCGGGCAGTTCGAGCGTGACCTTCGTGTGGGCAGCAAGCCGCGCGAGCAGCGCAGCAGTATCGAGCTCAAGTCGAGGCATAGCCACGATTTTGAGAGGGGCGACCTTGGTCTTTGCCGCGAGCAAGGTAACCAGCCATGATCCGTCTTGCGCCTGTGCTCGCAAGTAAACCACGGCAGCATAGGCTTTCTCGGAGGCATCGGCAAAGCCATGAAGTTCGACGCCGCGTCCTCTGGCGCCTGGATATATTCTCCGAGGGACTCGAATTTGCTCCAGCAACGGGAGCTCCGCCTGGTAGGTCTTCCACTGCAGAGCGTCAGTCTGGTCCAAGGGGTCATCCCAGTCCAGTCCTCTTAGCCAGGTAGCCTGGAACAAGATCTTCGCACTCACCACCACCGGCGCCAGCCAACCGAGCGGATCAAAAAGCCGGGCGGTGAGGGACAGCACCGACCTCTTCGTGAAAGACGTCACTAGACTCGTCTTCGTAGCAAAAGAGAAGCTGTCGAGGCAGGGATGCCATTGAAGGCCGAGAGTGGCGTGCGACTCTTGCGGTCGCCAAGAGCGGAGCTCGCGCTGCATCCTGTGCTCCGCTGGAACGTCCGTCAGCAAGGACTCCTCGTTGGCCGACCATTTGCGGAGCGGAAAGCCGCCCGCCATGCAGAGTTCCGAGAGTTGACGCCGGAGAGCCAGAGCCTTTTCCAGTGTATCCGCGCTCGAGAGTACATCGTCCATGTACCTGTCAATCAGTAGGGCGATCGCGGCCAGAGAGAAGAGTTTCTTTTCGTCCTCGGCAAGTTGTTGAACGGAGCGCATCGCCAGGAACGGTGCACACGTCAGCCCGTA
This sequence is a window from Temnothorax longispinosus isolate EJ_2023e chromosome 11, Tlon_JGU_v1, whole genome shotgun sequence. Protein-coding genes within it:
- the LOC139821421 gene encoding uncharacterized protein, whose translation is MERRFARDDKLKQLYVEFMRQYEELGHMTPVAPEDKTKRRVSYLPHHGVMREASTSTKLRVVFNGSTSLPSGDSLNKCLRVGPNLLPNLADVLLRWHRWRYVLATDMEKMYRQILVHPNDRDLQRIFWRYKIEDEIQEYLLNTVTYGLTCAPFLAMRSVQQLAEDEKKLFSLAAIALLIDRYMDDVLSSADTLEKALALRRQLSELCMAGGFPLRKWSANEESLLTDVPAEHRMQRELRSWRPQESHATLGLQWHPCLDSFSFATKTSLVTSFTKRSVLSLTARLFDPLGWLAPVVVSAKILFQATWLRGLDWDDPLDQTDALQWKTYQAELPLLEQIRVPRRIYPGARGRGVELHGFADASEKAYAAVVYLRAQAQDGSWLVTLLAAKTKVAPLKIVAMPRLELDTAALLARLAAHTKVTLELPEAPLHLWSDAMVALGWIQGHPTRWKTYVANRVSAIQTAVPEALWHHVPGRDNPADCASRGISPGELGNHPLWWYGPPWLKEDSSAWPATGAVSETEELPEERVRVHAVVPVESPVEEPEELRRFSSLQRLLRVTAWCRRWLRGRGGPGVVPDRTTFPYGTELTSEEMEEARLSWIRLTQANHFSCDLTTLRQGCSRSLSNCLVKLNPFLDAQGLLRVGGRIKHAVLPYDERHPVVLPGASHFTQLIVEACHRRTMHGGVQMTLSMSRQRYWIPRGQALVKRLILRCVTCARWRAATPQQLMGSLPRERVSPARPFLHTGVDYAGPIMLRTSKGRGQRAYKAFISVFVCLVTRAVHLEVVSDYTAVAFLAALRRFTSRRGLCSSLHSDCGTNFVGADKQLRALFTASNPEGRQIAGHLASDGIKWRFNPPSAPHFGGLWEAAVKSLKHHLRRVLGETTLTYEEMSTLLAEIEACLNSRPLQAFSDDPDDLAVLTPGHFLVGSALIAVPEPSLLDVPVNRLTRCCSRCGITFGSAGPRSTCIRWYTAPSGRTENQTSSSDASASCGTRPPRRLGGRWLEWSRSIPERTAGCAWLPSAPRQASLRGRSSSSSSCLRATGIHQRKHKRVT